Proteins from a single region of Bradyrhizobium diazoefficiens:
- a CDS encoding response regulator, producing MKVLLIEDEEHKAEDLTRRLLDKGVLATELTRAIGVRQAVLQVMEGSYDLIIVDMALPTFSSTGDDGSGGGGQAVGGIEVLRALASTKVSTKVIIVTQYPDIIVGGNRVRLHQAARVLSAKYKQEVLGAVLYSYKTPEWETAFDALLGRLKWR from the coding sequence ATGAAGGTGTTGCTGATCGAGGACGAGGAGCACAAGGCAGAGGACCTTACGCGCCGCCTCTTGGATAAGGGCGTCCTGGCCACCGAGCTCACACGGGCGATCGGTGTACGACAAGCAGTCCTTCAGGTGATGGAGGGCTCATACGATCTCATCATCGTCGATATGGCGCTACCAACGTTTTCGAGCACAGGCGACGATGGAAGTGGCGGCGGCGGTCAGGCTGTCGGTGGCATCGAGGTCCTTCGCGCTTTGGCGAGTACGAAGGTCTCCACAAAGGTCATCATCGTCACGCAATATCCTGACATTATTGTAGGCGGCAACCGAGTAAGATTGCATCAAGCGGCGCGGGTCTTGTCAGCTAAGTACAAGCAAGAGGTGCTCGGCGCTGTGCTGTACTCGTATAAGACGCCTGAATGGGAGACCGCATTTGATGCACTTCTGGGAAGACTAAAATGGCGATAG
- a CDS encoding response regulator receiver protein: MAIVVFEDDEKKWSVIRESLREKGVRDSGIKRIDNIAQFVEMAGKPIDLCIIDIRMPGVSGGETRDAGVELLKMLDYSGLQRVPLLAITAYPEEARRSQSTFASRGCIIYDYSDRKTWSQALDIFLAQSKEKGRYQFLLFTALGKERDAYLKLPGFREESVQRNGIDLWETEIDGRAGAIVLLPRMGIINAAVMTARALELYSPAVVAMSGICAGIRENAELGQLLVADVAWEYQSGKWLKDAFEAEPYQISVHPNTRLSLSKLLETKGLISRLEASFSGGVRPSKMSKPKLAAFTSGSAVIASEKRLSTVKSQHRKVAGIDMEVYGFHRAVEICARSMHAFSAKVVVDKANETKEDELHEYGCLVSAAFTVDAVRLLLSETKE, encoded by the coding sequence ATGGCGATAGTCGTTTTCGAAGACGATGAGAAAAAGTGGTCCGTCATCAGAGAGAGTCTACGCGAGAAAGGCGTCAGAGACAGTGGCATCAAGCGCATCGACAACATTGCTCAGTTTGTCGAGATGGCAGGCAAGCCCATCGATCTTTGTATCATAGATATTAGAATGCCTGGTGTTTCCGGCGGCGAGACACGAGATGCCGGCGTTGAGCTTCTAAAGATGCTCGATTATTCCGGCTTGCAGCGCGTGCCCTTATTGGCGATAACCGCCTATCCAGAAGAGGCGCGTCGCTCCCAAAGTACTTTCGCGTCGCGGGGATGTATTATCTACGATTACAGTGATCGGAAGACCTGGTCACAAGCGCTAGACATTTTTCTGGCGCAATCGAAAGAAAAGGGTCGATATCAGTTCTTGTTATTCACAGCTCTGGGAAAGGAGCGCGACGCTTATCTCAAACTGCCGGGTTTCAGAGAGGAAAGCGTGCAGCGGAATGGGATCGACCTATGGGAAACAGAAATTGATGGGCGAGCAGGTGCGATCGTTCTCTTACCGCGGATGGGGATCATTAACGCTGCGGTGATGACCGCACGTGCCCTTGAGCTTTATAGCCCGGCCGTCGTTGCGATGAGCGGTATATGCGCAGGGATTCGAGAAAATGCCGAGCTCGGTCAGCTCTTAGTGGCCGATGTGGCTTGGGAATATCAATCCGGCAAGTGGCTCAAAGATGCATTTGAAGCAGAGCCTTATCAAATCAGTGTTCATCCGAACACGCGCCTGAGCTTAAGCAAGCTTCTGGAGACGAAAGGTTTGATCTCACGCTTGGAGGCGTCTTTCTCGGGAGGCGTTCGTCCGTCGAAAATGTCGAAGCCGAAGCTGGCGGCTTTCACGAGCGGATCAGCTGTCATAGCGAGTGAGAAACGGTTATCGACCGTCAAATCGCAGCACAGGAAAGTGGCCGGTATCGATATGGAAGTATATGGATTTCACAGAGCCGTCGAAATTTGTGCTCGATCGATGCATGCTTTCAGCGCCAAGGTGGTAGTTGATAAGGCAAACGAGACAAAGGAAGATGAGTTGCACGAATATGGGTGCTTGGTGTCCGCGGCTTTCACCGTCGATGCAGTGCGGTTGCTATTAAGTGAGACCAAAGAGTAG